A window from Corynebacterium singulare encodes these proteins:
- the erm gene encoding 23S ribosomal RNA methyltransferase Erm codes for MSTYGYGRHEHGQNFLTDHKIINSIVDLVKQTSGPIIEIGPGSGALTRPISHLGRAITAVEVDAKLAAKLTKRTASAAVEVVQDDFLNYPLPVTPCVIVGNIPFHLTTAILRKLLHAPSWTDAVLLMQWEVARRRAGVGASTMMTAQWSPWFTFHLGSRVPRSAFRPQPSVDGGILVIRRVGDPKIPIEQRKAFQAMVHTVFTARGRGIGEILRRAGLFSSRSETQSWLRLRGIDPATLPPRLRTSDWIDLFQVTGSFPPHHRPISQSGSSQRPPQRKKRGRRR; via the coding sequence ATGTCTACATACGGATACGGCCGTCACGAACATGGCCAAAATTTTCTCACAGACCACAAGATCATCAACTCAATAGTCGATCTTGTAAAACAAACCTCCGGCCCCATCATTGAGATCGGTCCAGGAAGCGGTGCCCTCACTCGCCCGATATCCCACTTGGGGAGAGCAATAACGGCAGTTGAGGTAGACGCAAAACTAGCTGCAAAACTCACAAAAAGGACCGCCTCGGCGGCGGTCGAAGTGGTCCAGGATGATTTCCTCAACTACCCGTTACCCGTCACTCCCTGCGTCATTGTGGGAAACATTCCCTTTCACCTCACCACTGCCATTCTTCGAAAGTTGTTGCATGCGCCGTCATGGACTGACGCTGTACTCCTCATGCAGTGGGAAGTCGCTCGCCGCCGGGCCGGGGTAGGCGCAAGCACAATGATGACGGCTCAGTGGTCCCCGTGGTTCACATTTCACCTTGGTTCCCGAGTACCAAGGTCTGCGTTCCGGCCACAGCCAAGCGTTGACGGGGGGATCTTAGTGATCCGCCGGGTGGGTGATCCGAAGATCCCGATAGAGCAACGCAAAGCCTTTCAGGCGATGGTGCACACCGTTTTCACCGCCCGGGGACGCGGGATAGGGGAAATTCTCCGAAGGGCAGGGTTGTTTTCATCACGTTCAGAGACGCAATCATGGTTGCGCTTGCGAGGAATTGACCCCGCAACCCTACCTCCTAGATTGCGCACCAGCGACTGGATCGATCTCTTCCAGGTGACTGGTTCCTTTCCACCGCACCATCGGCCTATTTCACAATCGGGAAGTAGTCAACGCCCTCCTCAACGGAAAAAACGAGGCCGGCGGCGTTAA
- a CDS encoding YceI family protein produces the protein MTITAGTYALDPAHTTIGFVARHAMVTKVRGNFNEFEGTLTVAENINESAANATVKTASIDTNNAERDEHVRNEDFFNVEKFPEMTFTATKFDVNEAGEGTVTGDLTIKGTTKSVDFKVEETGVAEDPFGNTRLGFEATTSINRTDFGIDFNAPLKTGGVLVSEYIKIELEVSAIKQ, from the coding sequence ATGACTATCACTGCAGGAACGTACGCCCTGGACCCAGCACACACCACCATTGGCTTCGTGGCCCGCCACGCCATGGTTACCAAGGTGCGCGGCAACTTCAATGAGTTTGAAGGCACCCTTACCGTAGCGGAGAATATTAACGAGTCCGCCGCTAACGCCACTGTGAAGACTGCGTCCATCGACACCAACAACGCTGAGCGCGATGAACACGTAAGGAACGAGGACTTCTTCAACGTTGAGAAGTTCCCGGAGATGACCTTCACCGCGACCAAGTTTGACGTTAACGAGGCAGGCGAGGGCACGGTCACCGGTGACCTCACTATCAAGGGCACCACCAAGTCCGTGGACTTCAAGGTAGAAGAAACCGGCGTAGCCGAGGATCCTTTCGGCAACACCCGCTTGGGCTTCGAGGCCACGACCTCCATTAACCGCACCGACTTCGGCATCGACTTCAACGCTCCGTTGAAGACCGGCGGCGTGCTGGTCTCCGAGTATATCAAGATTGAGCTCGAGGTCTCTGCCATCAAGCAGTAA
- the pepN gene encoding aminopeptidase N produces the protein MTTANLTHAEATARSAALRLSTYDLHLDVTNAPTDVDSYEVTARITFTTTEPETFVDYLGKAVHSVRVNGEEVENTFDGGRVYLRDLPVGEELTVEITGSSYYSRTGQGLHRMHDQADGTTYLYSHLEPSDARRIFPCFDQPDLKACYTVHLTGPEGWQLLSNQPEVAREEAADGNVTVHFAETPLLSTYLTAFAAGPYVAKHSTWTAPDDSLTVELRAFARASMAEYLDDEILQVTAQGMDFFHANFGYPYPWGKYDSIFVPEYNLGAMENPGLVTFTEHYLYRSAATRAQHAARTNTILHEMSHMWFGDLVTPQWWDDLWLKESFAEFMGADSSVHATEYTEAWVNFAGQRKNWAYLQDQLPTTHPIKADIPDVDAARQNFDGITYAKGAAVLKQLVHYVGRENFYAGARDYFQEHAFGAATFEDLLTALKKHTDRDLDAWSTAWLRTWGPDTLTPELHTDGDTIHELAITVDAEDTTRPHRLNLALFDASLTKYANLDVDLEGERTILDEVSGLQAPALLLLNDGDHTYAKVRFDHTSLETIRTRLSEVPDELSRAVIWTSLWNLTRDGEWPVRSYLDTVLNHAPAEANPTLLTTAFANARYAIDHFVDEESREDIRADYAERLWQVLQQSPAGSDAQLTLARAAIQALAATPEESGTQRLRALLDGSLDGLALDPDIRWSILRALAARDAVSAEELDAEKERDNTLTGAAAYLGASHAFPSAEVKREVFDLVRTPGKYSNAEVDSLLAAFNAPRSGHLTEAFAQEYVDSLAQLWEEHPIEIANRLVRGLYPDVAMADAATSEFLSSERPRALRRVLLECQDALRRAHRVRAAQ, from the coding sequence ATGACTACCGCCAACCTCACTCACGCAGAAGCCACCGCCCGCAGCGCCGCGCTGCGCTTGAGCACCTATGACCTGCACCTTGACGTCACGAACGCGCCCACCGACGTTGATTCTTACGAGGTCACCGCGCGTATTACGTTCACGACCACCGAGCCCGAGACCTTCGTGGACTACCTAGGCAAGGCTGTCCACTCGGTGCGTGTCAATGGCGAGGAGGTGGAGAACACCTTCGACGGCGGCCGCGTGTACCTCCGGGATCTCCCAGTGGGGGAGGAGCTCACCGTGGAGATTACCGGCTCTTCTTACTACTCCCGCACCGGCCAGGGCCTGCACCGCATGCACGACCAGGCCGATGGCACGACGTACCTCTACTCGCACCTCGAGCCCTCTGACGCGCGCCGCATCTTCCCGTGCTTTGACCAGCCGGATCTCAAGGCTTGTTACACCGTGCACCTCACCGGGCCGGAGGGCTGGCAGCTCCTCAGCAATCAGCCCGAGGTCGCCCGCGAGGAGGCGGCAGACGGCAACGTCACGGTTCACTTCGCCGAAACCCCGCTGTTGTCGACGTATCTGACGGCGTTCGCGGCTGGGCCGTACGTCGCCAAGCACAGCACCTGGACCGCGCCCGATGACTCCCTCACGGTGGAGTTGCGTGCCTTTGCCCGCGCCTCCATGGCGGAGTACCTGGATGATGAGATCCTGCAGGTCACCGCGCAGGGCATGGACTTCTTCCACGCGAACTTTGGCTACCCGTACCCGTGGGGCAAGTATGATTCCATCTTCGTACCGGAGTACAACCTGGGCGCGATGGAGAACCCCGGCCTGGTGACCTTTACGGAGCACTACCTCTACCGTTCCGCCGCTACCCGCGCGCAGCATGCCGCGCGCACGAACACCATCCTGCACGAGATGTCCCACATGTGGTTCGGTGACCTGGTCACCCCGCAGTGGTGGGATGACCTGTGGCTCAAGGAATCCTTCGCGGAGTTCATGGGCGCGGATTCCTCCGTGCACGCCACCGAGTACACCGAGGCGTGGGTCAACTTTGCCGGGCAGCGCAAAAACTGGGCCTACCTGCAGGATCAGCTGCCCACCACGCACCCCATCAAGGCGGACATCCCGGACGTGGATGCCGCGCGCCAGAACTTTGATGGCATTACTTATGCCAAAGGTGCTGCGGTGCTCAAGCAGCTGGTCCACTACGTGGGCCGCGAGAACTTCTACGCCGGCGCACGCGACTACTTCCAAGAGCATGCTTTTGGCGCCGCCACCTTCGAGGACCTGCTCACGGCCCTGAAGAAGCACACCGATCGTGACCTCGACGCTTGGTCCACCGCGTGGCTGCGCACGTGGGGCCCGGATACGCTCACACCTGAGCTGCACACGGATGGTGACACGATCCACGAGCTCGCCATCACCGTGGATGCCGAGGACACCACGCGCCCGCACCGCCTGAACCTGGCGCTTTTCGACGCCTCCCTCACCAAGTACGCCAACCTCGACGTCGATCTGGAGGGCGAGCGCACCATCCTCGACGAGGTGTCGGGACTTCAGGCGCCGGCGTTGCTGCTGCTGAACGACGGTGACCACACCTACGCCAAGGTCCGCTTCGACCATACCTCCCTAGAGACCATCCGCACCCGCCTGTCGGAGGTGCCGGATGAGCTCTCCCGCGCGGTCATCTGGACCTCCCTGTGGAATCTCACCCGTGATGGCGAGTGGCCAGTGCGTTCCTACCTCGATACCGTGCTCAATCACGCCCCGGCGGAGGCCAACCCGACTCTTCTCACCACCGCCTTTGCCAATGCGCGCTACGCCATCGACCACTTCGTGGACGAGGAGTCGCGCGAGGACATCCGCGCCGACTACGCAGAGCGCCTGTGGCAGGTGCTGCAGCAGTCACCGGCCGGATCCGACGCTCAGCTCACCTTAGCTCGCGCCGCGATCCAGGCGTTGGCTGCGACCCCAGAGGAGTCCGGTACGCAGCGCCTGCGCGCGCTTCTCGACGGCTCCCTCGACGGCCTCGCCCTCGACCCAGACATTCGCTGGTCCATCCTCCGCGCACTAGCCGCCCGCGATGCCGTCAGCGCCGAAGAGCTGGATGCAGAAAAGGAGCGTGACAACACACTGACCGGCGCCGCCGCCTACTTGGGTGCCTCTCACGCCTTCCCGTCGGCCGAGGTCAAGCGGGAGGTCTTCGACCTCGTGCGCACGCCAGGTAAGTACTCCAATGCGGAGGTGGACTCCCTTCTCGCGGCATTCAACGCTCCACGCTCAGGCCACCTCACCGAGGCCTTTGCCCAGGAGTACGTCGACTCCCTGGCCCAGCTGTGGGAGGAGCATCCAATCGAGATTGCCAACCGCCTCGTGCGCGGCTTGTACCCGGACGTTGCCATGGCTGATGCCGCCACGAGCGAGTTCCTCAGCTCCGAGCGGCCCCGCGCGCTGCGTCGCGTGCTGCTGGAGTGCCAGGATGCGCTGCGTCGCGCGCACCGCGTCCGTGCCGCGCAATAA
- the murJ gene encoding murein biosynthesis integral membrane protein MurJ, giving the protein MTHEPLSGARRRIVTPSPPAPVPEKRAPSGVVAVDDEHEDRSGLKGESQATSGESSGDTNSDGAVVRATGSMAVATLISRITGFIRNVLIGSSLGPAISSAFTTANQLPNLITEIVLGAVLTSLVVPVLVRAEKEDSDRGEAFVRRLFTLAFSLLATITVLSCIFAPQLTRMMLPEDGKVNAIQATSFAYLLLPQIFFYGLFALFQAVLNTKNIFGPGAWAPVVNNIISISVLVAYQLVPGSLHPDAPSPITDGHVLLLALGTTAGVVVQCLILFPYLAKAGINLKPLWGLDDRLKQFGGMAMAIVAYVAISQLGYVITSRVAAHADKGAPFTYQQAWLLLQVPYGVIGVTLLTAIMPRLSRNAADGDVKAVVRDLTLGTKLTFIALIPIVIFMTGFGIPIARGLFQYGAFDAEAAELLGLTVSFSAFTLIPYALVLLHLRVFYAREEAWTPTFIIAGITLTKVVLSLLAPHVADSPERVVILLGTANGFGFVAGAVIGGFLLKRKLGSLGGRAVVATTIWSVLSSLVGLLVVYALNWALNLVLPASLPAVVNLVRLAVVGIVFVLVTGLVLSRSGLPEVINLGRQLQRIPGMSRLIKIENAEAIEVEAPDQLEFQPIFSVDAFNSSPVPPPMSAGIVRGPRLVPGAPVSDGRFRLLKDYGSAPGTRFWKAREQATGREVSLTFVDTTGEAPMAPATPAVAARRSAEVSRATRRLAEMELDAVAENIDILSYRQGCLVVADWVEGTSLKTVSEDKDLDPRAVAHALVPLVRTTAAAHAAGLVLGMENRNRIRISTEGIATLAFPAVLQSNDEETDRSALSSAISLLVESTSPTPEVLQEIAADAEVGEDSDLEDIAHRLAAYGGDGEDGEETLQVPVEETPRKEDPTPAPGFGGRGYSGSGIIVLGVLATVFVVAMAALSVWILSQVGDEETSPVVTKTESSAETTFPNVPAVLLKDVQSTSVPEGKEVTGEWTTKDADAGLLLSIDTPTQLHVLPLNQKDSIGAKYVVYGVTREEFDPTDPESSTLTELAHGTLTSARQDIDLKKKPMAFDGALILFTDMPKSGSVTLKEATLVGIPTN; this is encoded by the coding sequence ATGACACATGAACCTTTGTCTGGTGCCCGTCGACGCATTGTCACGCCCTCCCCACCGGCACCGGTCCCGGAAAAGCGCGCGCCGAGCGGCGTCGTTGCCGTCGACGACGAACACGAAGACCGTTCAGGTCTGAAGGGAGAATCCCAGGCAACCTCGGGCGAGTCCTCCGGTGATACAAACTCCGACGGTGCCGTCGTGCGCGCCACGGGCTCGATGGCTGTTGCAACGTTGATTTCCCGTATCACGGGCTTCATCCGCAACGTGCTCATCGGCTCCTCCTTGGGCCCAGCGATTTCTTCTGCCTTCACCACGGCGAATCAGCTCCCCAACCTCATCACGGAGATCGTGCTGGGCGCGGTGCTGACCTCGCTCGTTGTGCCCGTGCTTGTCCGCGCGGAAAAGGAAGACTCCGACCGCGGCGAAGCCTTTGTCCGGCGATTATTCACGCTGGCCTTCTCGTTGCTGGCCACAATTACGGTTCTGTCGTGCATTTTCGCCCCGCAGCTGACCCGCATGATGTTGCCCGAGGATGGCAAGGTCAACGCCATCCAGGCCACATCGTTTGCTTATCTGCTGCTGCCACAGATCTTCTTCTACGGGCTATTCGCGCTCTTCCAAGCGGTGCTTAACACGAAGAATATCTTTGGTCCGGGCGCGTGGGCGCCGGTGGTCAACAACATCATTTCCATCTCGGTGCTCGTGGCTTATCAGCTCGTTCCGGGCAGCTTGCATCCCGATGCGCCCTCGCCGATCACGGATGGGCATGTGCTGCTCTTGGCACTGGGTACGACGGCCGGTGTGGTCGTGCAGTGCCTCATCTTGTTCCCATATCTTGCCAAGGCGGGCATCAACCTGAAGCCACTGTGGGGATTGGATGACAGGCTCAAACAGTTCGGTGGCATGGCCATGGCCATCGTGGCCTACGTGGCCATTTCCCAGCTGGGTTACGTCATTACCTCCCGCGTGGCAGCCCATGCCGATAAAGGCGCACCTTTTACCTACCAGCAAGCCTGGCTGCTTTTGCAGGTGCCGTATGGCGTCATCGGCGTCACGCTCCTCACGGCGATTATGCCGCGCCTATCGCGCAACGCTGCCGACGGCGATGTCAAGGCCGTGGTTCGTGACCTCACGCTGGGCACGAAGCTGACCTTCATCGCGCTGATCCCCATCGTCATCTTCATGACCGGCTTCGGTATTCCGATTGCCCGTGGCCTGTTCCAGTACGGCGCCTTTGACGCCGAGGCTGCCGAACTCCTCGGCCTCACCGTGAGCTTCTCCGCCTTCACGCTGATCCCGTATGCGCTCGTGCTGCTGCACCTGCGCGTGTTCTATGCCCGCGAGGAAGCCTGGACGCCAACGTTCATCATCGCCGGCATTACCTTGACCAAGGTGGTCCTCTCCCTGCTTGCCCCGCACGTGGCGGACTCCCCAGAGCGCGTCGTCATTCTGCTGGGTACAGCAAACGGCTTCGGTTTTGTCGCCGGTGCTGTCATCGGTGGCTTCCTGCTCAAGCGCAAACTCGGCAGCCTCGGCGGCCGTGCGGTGGTAGCCACGACCATCTGGTCGGTGCTGTCCTCACTCGTTGGCCTCCTCGTGGTCTACGCCCTCAACTGGGCCCTGAACCTTGTGCTGCCGGCTTCGCTGCCCGCCGTGGTGAACTTGGTTCGTCTGGCTGTCGTCGGCATCGTCTTTGTCCTCGTGACCGGTCTTGTGCTTTCGCGTTCCGGCTTGCCCGAGGTCATCAACCTGGGCCGCCAGTTGCAGCGTATCCCGGGCATGTCTCGCCTCATCAAGATCGAGAATGCCGAGGCCATCGAGGTCGAGGCCCCCGATCAGCTGGAGTTCCAACCGATCTTCAGCGTGGATGCCTTCAATTCCTCGCCGGTACCGCCACCGATGTCCGCCGGTATCGTCCGCGGTCCGCGCCTGGTCCCAGGCGCCCCGGTCTCCGATGGCCGCTTCCGCCTCCTCAAGGACTACGGCTCAGCCCCGGGCACACGCTTCTGGAAGGCCCGCGAACAGGCCACCGGCCGCGAGGTCTCGCTGACTTTTGTCGACACGACGGGCGAAGCCCCCATGGCCCCGGCGACCCCCGCCGTAGCGGCTCGCCGCTCGGCAGAGGTGTCTCGCGCCACGCGCCGCCTAGCGGAGATGGAACTGGATGCCGTGGCGGAGAACATCGACATCCTGTCCTACCGCCAGGGCTGCCTCGTCGTGGCGGATTGGGTAGAGGGAACCTCGCTCAAGACGGTCTCGGAGGATAAGGACCTCGATCCCCGCGCCGTCGCTCACGCCTTGGTACCGCTAGTACGCACTACGGCCGCCGCCCATGCGGCGGGCCTCGTGCTCGGTATGGAGAACCGCAACCGCATCCGCATCTCCACCGAGGGTATCGCCACGCTGGCCTTCCCGGCGGTTCTGCAGAGCAACGACGAGGAGACCGACCGCTCCGCGCTCTCCTCTGCCATCTCCCTGCTGGTGGAATCCACGAGCCCGACCCCGGAGGTCCTCCAGGAGATCGCCGCTGATGCGGAGGTAGGGGAGGACTCCGACTTGGAAGACATCGCACACCGCCTAGCGGCCTACGGCGGCGATGGCGAAGACGGCGAGGAGACCCTTCAGGTCCCTGTGGAGGAGACCCCGCGCAAGGAGGACCCGACCCCCGCACCAGGCTTTGGCGGCCGCGGCTACTCCGGCTCCGGCATCATCGTGCTCGGCGTGCTGGCCACCGTCTTCGTCGTGGCCATGGCGGCGCTCAGCGTGTGGATTCTCTCTCAGGTTGGCGATGAAGAGACCTCACCCGTCGTGACCAAGACGGAATCTTCTGCGGAGACAACCTTCCCCAACGTGCCCGCGGTGCTGCTGAAGGACGTGCAGTCAACCTCCGTCCCGGAGGGCAAGGAGGTCACCGGTGAATGGACCACCAAGGACGCGGACGCCGGTCTTCTCCTCAGCATTGACACGCCCACGCAGCTGCATGTTCTGCCACTGAATCAGAAGGATTCCATCGGCGCGAAGTATGTGGTCTACGGCGTGACTAGGGAGGAGTTCGACCCCACGGATCCGGAGTCCTCCACGCTCACCGAGCTCGCGCATGGCACCCTCACGAGCGCCCGCCAGGACATCGATCTCAAGAAGAAGCCGATGGCTTTCGACGGCGCCCTCATCCTCTTCACAGACATGCCCAAGTCCGGTTCCGTCACGCTGAAGGAGGCCACCCTGGTGGGTATCCCGACTAACTAA
- a CDS encoding type IIL restriction-modification enzyme MmeI gives MYPHYSFVHFSEYIGSYHCGPALCELDEKAQQRIIDAGQLVLRARERHPERSLEDHYNPLSKDPILLKAHDELDRGVDNASVRHENSPMSASARSYCSPAAGSWRGAMPPRFHQNQNHQQGRSPCG, from the coding sequence ATGTATCCCCACTATTCATTTGTTCATTTTTCGGAATACATCGGGAGTTACCACTGCGGACCAGCTCTGTGTGAACTAGATGAGAAGGCACAGCAGCGAATCATCGACGCTGGACAGTTGGTGCTGCGGGCACGCGAGCGGCACCCCGAGCGGTCACTCGAGGATCACTACAACCCGTTATCGAAGGACCCAATTCTTCTCAAGGCTCACGACGAATTGGACCGCGGAGTAGATAATGCTTCGGTGCGGCACGAAAACTCACCAATGAGCGCCAGCGCCAGGAGCTACTGTTCGCCAGCTGCGGGGAGTTGGCGAGGGGCTATGCCTCCTCGCTTTCACCAAAATCAAAACCACCAGCAGGGTCGTTCCCCGTGCGGGTGA
- the cmtR gene encoding Cd(II)/Pb(II)-sensing metalloregulatory transcriptional regulator CmtR, producing the protein MLTIASRLDVMNRLGRAMADPTRSRILMTLLDGPSYPAVLSRDLDLTRSNVSNHLTCLRDCGIVVAEPEGRKTRYEIADPHLAAALNALVNATLAVDENAPCIDPECSVPGCGEKGADA; encoded by the coding sequence ATGCTGACCATTGCTTCACGCCTCGACGTCATGAACCGGCTCGGCCGGGCCATGGCGGATCCGACGCGCTCCAGAATCCTGATGACACTACTCGACGGCCCGAGCTACCCGGCCGTGCTTTCGCGCGACCTGGACCTGACCCGCTCGAACGTCTCGAACCACCTGACCTGCCTGCGCGACTGCGGCATCGTCGTCGCCGAGCCGGAGGGCCGCAAGACACGCTACGAAATCGCCGATCCGCACCTCGCGGCAGCGCTCAACGCGCTGGTGAACGCGACGTTGGCTGTCGACGAAAACGCCCCGTGCATCGACCCTGAATGCTCGGTACCCGGCTGCGGCGAGAAGGGAGCGGACGCATGA